Proteins found in one Arthrobacter pascens genomic segment:
- a CDS encoding GNAT family N-acetyltransferase, translated as MEVSALAADWPCRIMMIFPGALISPKHKGSSRGSVLQRLAFREEKDGPAQRSFHADSDRGPAWRAGIRPRFGPRSPVLGSIAVREDMRGQGVGRALLAAVEANARSEGVSHMTGFMDERNGVPSFYERTDIGSCPCKSRCHSWGPTR; from the coding sequence ATGGAGGTATCGGCGTTGGCTGCGGACTGGCCGTGCCGGATCATGATGATTTTCCCGGGCGCACTCATAAGCCCCAAGCATAAGGGCAGCTCCCGGGGCAGTGTCCTTCAGCGGCTGGCCTTCCGGGAAGAAAAGGATGGGCCAGCGCAGCGCAGTTTCCATGCTGATTCAGATCGCGGCCCAGCGTGGAGGGCAGGAATACGCCCGCGGTTTGGCCCGCGTTCGCCCGTACTCGGCTCGATAGCGGTCCGCGAGGACATGCGCGGCCAAGGCGTCGGTCGAGCCCTGCTTGCAGCCGTTGAAGCCAACGCCCGCAGCGAAGGTGTCTCGCACATGACCGGTTTCATGGATGAGCGCAACGGGGTGCCGTCGTTCTATGAGCGAACGGATATCGGATCATGCCCTTGCAAGAGCCGGTGCCACTCCTGGGGCCCTACCCGGTAA
- a CDS encoding histidine phosphatase family protein yields the protein MSAPGKIIMIRHGQSAANADTSIYNRVPDYRIPLTPLGVEQARAAGERIRRELDGRQVCVYVSPYLRAHQTLEALNLGSLTERVIEEPRLREQDWANFQISGEIEDQKELRNAYGHFFYRFREGESGSDVYDRISSFMETLYRHWSKPDYAPNTLLVTHGLTMRLFCMRWFHWSVEYFESLNNPDNAAVRTLVRSDQHKYELDIPFSQWVDRRVDETVLDAPPVVF from the coding sequence ATGAGTGCGCCCGGGAAAATCATCATGATCCGGCACGGCCAGTCCGCAGCCAACGCCGATACCTCCATCTACAACCGCGTCCCAGATTACCGGATACCCCTCACTCCCCTGGGTGTGGAACAGGCCAGGGCGGCCGGCGAACGCATCCGGAGGGAGCTGGACGGCCGTCAGGTCTGTGTCTACGTGTCGCCCTACCTGAGGGCCCACCAGACCCTCGAAGCCCTCAACCTTGGAAGCCTCACGGAAAGGGTGATCGAGGAGCCGCGGCTCCGCGAGCAGGACTGGGCCAACTTCCAGATCAGCGGCGAGATCGAGGACCAGAAGGAACTCCGCAACGCCTACGGCCACTTCTTCTACCGCTTCCGCGAAGGCGAGTCCGGCTCCGACGTCTACGACCGCATCTCCTCGTTCATGGAGACGCTCTACCGGCATTGGTCCAAGCCGGACTACGCACCCAACACCCTGCTGGTGACCCACGGACTCACCATGCGGCTGTTCTGCATGCGCTGGTTCCACTGGTCTGTGGAGTACTTCGAATCGCTCAACAATCCGGACAACGCTGCAGTGCGGACCCTGGTCCGCAGCGACCAGCACAAGTACGAACTCGACATTCCGTTCAGCCAATGGGTGGACCGCAGGGTGGATGAGACTGTCTTGGACGCGCCGCCCGTGGTCTTTTAG
- a CDS encoding DeoR/GlpR family DNA-binding transcription regulator produces the protein MTRTDRLTAILDLLAKTGQVEVEEIVGRLGVSPATARRDLDSLAKRRLLTRTRGGATTGALAYDLPGRYNRDDHAVAKEEIAQAASALIAPGAVIGLCGGTTSTALAQILATREDLNAPSNQSTLTVVTNAINIASQLAVRPNIKVMVTGGILNPRSYELVGPYTDIIMQKVVLDIAFIGVNGIDPEVGPTNTGEGEASVNALLASRARISYVLADSSKVGVRAFATMDGYEFTRLITDAGISAKDKAAFEATGTEVIVAPHIA, from the coding sequence ATGACCCGCACCGACCGACTCACGGCCATCCTGGACCTCCTCGCCAAAACCGGCCAGGTGGAGGTGGAGGAGATCGTCGGCCGGCTTGGCGTCTCACCGGCCACGGCCCGGCGCGATCTGGACAGCCTCGCCAAGCGGCGGCTGCTGACCCGGACCCGGGGCGGCGCCACCACGGGCGCCCTCGCCTATGACCTCCCAGGCCGGTACAACCGTGACGACCATGCTGTGGCCAAGGAAGAGATTGCCCAGGCGGCGTCTGCGCTCATTGCCCCCGGTGCGGTGATCGGGCTCTGCGGAGGCACTACCAGCACCGCCCTGGCCCAGATCCTGGCAACCCGCGAAGACCTCAACGCGCCGTCAAACCAGTCCACGCTGACAGTGGTCACCAACGCCATTAACATCGCCTCGCAGCTGGCCGTCCGGCCCAACATTAAAGTCATGGTGACCGGCGGCATCCTCAATCCACGCTCCTATGAACTGGTGGGGCCATACACCGACATCATCATGCAGAAGGTGGTCCTGGACATCGCGTTCATCGGCGTGAACGGCATTGACCCTGAGGTGGGACCGACCAACACCGGGGAGGGTGAGGCATCAGTAAATGCCCTGCTGGCCAGCAGGGCCCGTATCTCGTACGTGCTGGCGGATTCATCCAAGGTGGGCGTCCGGGCCTTCGCCACCATGGACGGCTACGAGTTCACACGCCTTATCACCGATGCCGGGATTTCGGCCAAGGACAAGGCAGCGTTCGAGGCCACGGGCACGGAAGTCATCGTTGCTCCCCACATCGCCTGA
- the hutI gene encoding imidazolonepropionase: MSTLITNIAELMTQDMEHRVLKDAAVVIDGERIEWIGAASDAPAADDAMDAGGRAVLPGWVDSHTHLVFAGDRSAEFEARMAGESYSAGGIAVTMDATRRTSDYDLTRLAMGRVAEAVSQGTTYLETKTGYGLDTEHEARSARIASTVADEVTYLGAHLVPAGADADAYTELVCGPMLDAVRPYVRWADVFCEEGAFTAEQARHVLQACRDAGLGIRVHGNQLGEGPGVQLAVELGAASVDHVNYLSDGDVAALAGSWSGWESGAGARGTVATCLPACDLSTRQPLAPGRKLLDAGVQLALASNCNPGTSYTSSMAFCVATAVLQMQLTVHEAVRAATYGGALALHREAGNDADGQRAVGSLAVGHRADLHVLNAPSASHLAYRPGMPLTYAVWRAGVRAR, from the coding sequence ATGAGCACGCTGATCACCAACATTGCCGAACTGATGACCCAGGACATGGAGCATCGGGTCCTGAAGGACGCCGCCGTCGTGATCGACGGTGAGCGGATTGAATGGATCGGGGCGGCCAGCGATGCCCCCGCGGCTGATGACGCGATGGACGCCGGTGGCCGCGCCGTGCTGCCTGGCTGGGTGGATTCCCATACGCACTTGGTCTTCGCGGGCGACCGTTCCGCGGAGTTCGAGGCCAGGATGGCAGGGGAATCATATTCAGCGGGAGGCATCGCCGTGACCATGGACGCCACGCGCCGCACGTCCGACTATGACCTCACGCGGCTGGCGATGGGGCGGGTGGCTGAGGCCGTATCGCAAGGCACCACCTACCTCGAAACCAAAACAGGGTACGGGCTGGACACCGAGCACGAAGCCCGGAGCGCCCGGATCGCTTCCACCGTGGCGGATGAAGTGACCTACCTCGGTGCCCATCTGGTCCCCGCAGGGGCTGACGCGGACGCGTACACCGAGCTGGTCTGTGGACCCATGCTTGACGCCGTCCGCCCCTATGTGCGGTGGGCGGACGTGTTCTGCGAAGAGGGTGCCTTCACCGCCGAGCAGGCCCGCCACGTACTCCAGGCCTGCCGGGACGCCGGGCTGGGCATCCGTGTACACGGCAACCAGCTGGGCGAGGGTCCCGGCGTGCAGCTTGCAGTGGAGCTGGGGGCGGCCAGTGTTGACCATGTGAACTACCTGTCGGACGGTGACGTGGCAGCGCTGGCCGGAAGCTGGTCCGGCTGGGAGTCCGGCGCCGGCGCACGCGGTACCGTGGCCACCTGCCTACCGGCGTGCGACCTCTCCACCAGGCAGCCGCTCGCCCCGGGACGTAAGCTCCTGGATGCGGGGGTGCAGCTGGCCCTCGCCTCCAACTGCAACCCGGGAACCTCCTACACCAGCTCCATGGCCTTCTGCGTTGCCACGGCAGTGCTGCAGATGCAGCTCACCGTCCATGAGGCTGTCCGGGCGGCGACGTACGGCGGGGCGCTGGCGCTGCACCGGGAGGCCGGTAACGACGCCGACGGCCAACGGGCGGTGGGATCCCTCGCCGTCGGACACCGGGCGGACCTGCACGTCCTGAATGCGCCGTCGGCAAGCCACCTCGCCTACCGCCCGGGCATGCCGCTCACGTACGCTGTATGGCGGGCGGGGGTCCGGGCGCGGTAG
- a CDS encoding NAD(P)/FAD-dependent oxidoreductase, which produces MTAHYDVLIVGGGIAGLSLASVLAGSCSVALVEAEQELAYHTSSRSARNLIPSYGPAVVQELTVRTLELMAARDAKLPEPVLSPRSFMLIGTEEAVRAESSGHMRPISHAEALDLCPALVPESFSAAGLDTGSFGCNAPLLLADYRLRAEAAGADIITGARVHSAQRLGSGWEIGAGQEAFQAGVMVNAAGAWADELAVISGVEKLGLQPYRRTAAIVDVEHPLPEYSPMVAAADDSFYFRRDGNDVLISPSETVPSGPEDARPRPGDVERLVTKLNRVTTLGIRGVRTAWTGLRTEAADGIPVAGFDAEAPGFYWLAGQGGYGFQTSAAMAELAAAQILAGQGQDSGTHPVSRTAQALAASRWSIRG; this is translated from the coding sequence ATGACAGCACACTACGACGTCCTGATTGTGGGCGGCGGCATAGCCGGCCTGTCCCTGGCCTCGGTGCTTGCGGGCAGCTGCAGCGTGGCGCTGGTGGAAGCGGAGCAGGAGCTGGCATACCACACGTCCTCCCGCTCCGCCCGGAACCTGATTCCCAGCTACGGCCCCGCGGTTGTCCAGGAACTGACGGTCCGCACACTGGAGCTCATGGCCGCCAGGGACGCAAAACTGCCCGAGCCCGTCCTGTCGCCACGCAGCTTTATGCTCATCGGCACGGAGGAAGCGGTGCGGGCAGAGAGCAGCGGGCATATGCGCCCCATCTCCCACGCGGAGGCCCTTGATCTGTGCCCGGCCCTGGTCCCGGAGTCTTTCTCTGCCGCAGGCCTGGACACGGGATCCTTCGGCTGTAACGCGCCCCTGCTGCTGGCGGACTACAGGCTGCGGGCGGAGGCCGCCGGAGCCGACATCATCACCGGTGCGCGGGTGCATTCCGCCCAGCGCCTGGGTTCCGGTTGGGAGATCGGGGCGGGGCAGGAAGCATTCCAGGCCGGGGTGATGGTTAACGCCGCCGGCGCCTGGGCGGACGAACTGGCAGTCATCAGCGGAGTGGAGAAGCTCGGCCTGCAGCCGTACCGGCGCACCGCGGCGATTGTCGACGTCGAACATCCGCTGCCTGAGTACAGCCCCATGGTGGCCGCCGCGGACGACTCCTTCTACTTCCGCCGCGACGGCAACGATGTGCTGATATCGCCGTCGGAGACGGTTCCCAGCGGGCCGGAGGATGCGCGGCCGCGCCCCGGGGATGTGGAGCGGCTGGTGACGAAACTCAACCGGGTGACCACGCTCGGGATCCGCGGCGTCCGGACTGCGTGGACCGGCCTCCGGACCGAGGCGGCCGACGGCATCCCGGTGGCAGGCTTCGACGCCGAGGCTCCCGGTTTCTACTGGCTGGCCGGGCAAGGAGGCTACGGCTTCCAGACGTCGGCGGCCATGGCGGAGCTGGCCGCCGCCCAGATCCTGGCAGGTCAGGGCCAGGATTCCGGCACGCATCCGGTATCCCGGACAGCGCAGGCGCTCGCCGCAAGCCGCTGGTCCATCCGGGGCTGA
- a CDS encoding glycine C-acetyltransferase, with protein sequence MYTSIKDQLQDELEEIRTAGLFKTERSINSPQSSHVTAGQIGQPGANVLNFCANNYLGLADHPDIIAAAKTAMDARGFGMASVRFICGTQDLHLELEARVSSFLGTEDTILFSSCFDANGGVFESLFGPEDAVISDALNHASIIDGIRLCKAQRFRYANQDMADLEAKLIEAKDSRRKIIVTDGVFSMDGYLAPLEAICGLAEQHDALVMVDDSHAVGFMGATGAGTPEHAGVSHRVDIYTGTFGKALGGASGGYVSGRSEVVAMLRQKARPYLFSNSLAPAIVAATIKALDLVQSSGELRTRLFENAQLFRRRMTEEGFELLDGEHAIVPVMFGDAVLAAKVADQMLRHGVFVTAFSFPVVPRGAARIRVQLSASHSADDVEACVSAFVASRAAVAA encoded by the coding sequence ATGTACACCTCGATCAAGGACCAGCTGCAGGATGAGCTGGAGGAGATCCGCACCGCCGGACTCTTCAAGACCGAACGAAGCATCAATTCACCGCAGTCCAGCCATGTCACGGCAGGGCAGATCGGCCAGCCGGGGGCCAACGTCCTGAACTTCTGCGCCAACAACTACCTGGGCCTGGCCGACCACCCGGACATCATCGCGGCCGCCAAGACAGCCATGGACGCCCGCGGCTTCGGCATGGCAAGTGTCCGTTTCATCTGCGGCACCCAGGACCTGCACCTGGAACTGGAAGCCCGCGTCTCCAGCTTCCTGGGCACGGAGGACACCATCCTCTTCTCCAGCTGCTTCGACGCCAACGGCGGCGTCTTCGAGTCGCTGTTCGGGCCTGAGGACGCCGTCATCTCCGACGCCCTGAACCACGCCTCCATCATCGACGGCATCCGGCTGTGCAAGGCGCAGCGGTTCCGCTATGCGAACCAGGACATGGCCGACCTGGAAGCGAAGCTTATTGAGGCGAAGGACTCCCGGCGCAAAATCATCGTCACGGACGGTGTTTTCTCGATGGACGGCTACCTCGCACCGCTGGAAGCCATCTGCGGCCTCGCTGAGCAGCACGATGCGCTGGTCATGGTGGACGATTCCCATGCAGTGGGCTTTATGGGCGCCACGGGTGCCGGGACGCCCGAGCACGCCGGCGTGTCCCACCGGGTGGACATCTACACCGGAACGTTCGGCAAAGCGCTGGGCGGCGCCTCCGGCGGATACGTCTCCGGCCGCAGCGAGGTGGTGGCAATGCTCCGCCAGAAGGCCCGCCCCTACCTCTTCTCCAACTCCCTGGCCCCCGCCATCGTGGCGGCCACCATCAAAGCGTTAGACCTGGTGCAAAGTTCCGGCGAGCTGCGAACCCGGCTTTTCGAGAATGCACAGCTGTTCCGGCGCCGGATGACGGAGGAGGGCTTCGAGCTCCTGGACGGCGAGCACGCGATCGTTCCGGTGATGTTCGGCGACGCCGTGCTGGCTGCCAAAGTGGCGGACCAGATGCTCCGGCATGGCGTCTTCGTCACCGCCTTCAGCTTTCCCGTAGTCCCGCGCGGCGCCGCCCGGATCCGGGTGCAGCTTTCGGCGTCACACTCAGCGGACGACGTCGAGGCTTGCGTGAGTGCCTTCGTCGCCAGCCGTGCCGCAGTAGCCGCGTAG
- the tdh gene encoding L-threonine 3-dehydrogenase, whose translation MKALYKAGPQAGFELVDRPEPQAGPAEVKIRVMTTGICGTDLHIQAWDAWAQGIIEAPLIAGHEFYGEVVEVGVDVRDVKVGDRVSGEGHVVCGICRNCRAGRRQMCIHTVSVGVQRDGAFAEFVVIPETNVWVHHGQSVTPELGAIFDPFGNAVHTALSFPLVGEDVLITGAGPIGLMAIAVARHAGARKIAITDVSQPRLDLARRLGADLAIDVSTTRVRDAQRELGMREGFDIGMEMSGHPTALPEMIDNMNHGGRIAMLGLPTQSITIDWGKVVTHMLTLKGIYGREMYETWYAMSAMLSSNPVLHAGISAVVTDKLPAAEWEKGFDIARAGLGGKVVLDWTEL comes from the coding sequence ATGAAGGCTCTGTACAAGGCCGGGCCGCAGGCCGGATTTGAACTGGTGGACCGTCCGGAGCCGCAGGCAGGGCCTGCCGAGGTCAAAATCCGGGTGATGACCACTGGCATCTGCGGGACGGACCTCCATATCCAGGCCTGGGACGCCTGGGCGCAGGGCATCATCGAGGCTCCGCTCATCGCTGGCCACGAGTTCTACGGCGAGGTGGTGGAGGTCGGCGTGGATGTCCGTGACGTCAAAGTGGGCGACAGGGTCTCCGGCGAGGGCCACGTGGTTTGCGGAATCTGCCGCAACTGCCGCGCGGGCCGCCGGCAGATGTGCATCCACACGGTCAGTGTGGGCGTCCAGCGTGACGGCGCCTTCGCAGAGTTCGTGGTCATCCCCGAAACCAACGTCTGGGTCCATCACGGCCAGTCGGTCACGCCGGAGCTCGGTGCCATCTTCGATCCCTTCGGCAACGCCGTCCACACCGCCCTCAGCTTCCCGCTCGTGGGCGAGGACGTCCTCATCACCGGCGCGGGCCCCATCGGCCTGATGGCCATTGCCGTGGCCCGCCATGCCGGTGCCCGCAAGATCGCCATCACCGACGTTTCGCAGCCCCGCCTGGACCTGGCACGCCGCCTGGGCGCGGACCTGGCCATCGACGTCTCCACCACGCGGGTCCGGGATGCGCAGCGGGAGCTGGGCATGCGCGAGGGCTTTGACATCGGCATGGAAATGTCCGGCCACCCCACGGCATTGCCTGAGATGATCGACAACATGAACCACGGCGGCCGCATTGCCATGCTTGGCCTGCCCACCCAGTCCATCACCATCGACTGGGGCAAGGTGGTCACGCACATGCTGACGTTGAAGGGCATCTACGGCCGGGAAATGTACGAGACCTGGTACGCCATGAGTGCCATGCTGTCCTCCAACCCGGTGCTGCACGCCGGAATCTCCGCGGTGGTGACGGACAAGCTTCCCGCAGCGGAATGGGAAAAAGGCTTTGACATTGCCCGGGCCGGCCTGGGCGGCAAAGTTGTTCTCGACTGGACCGAACTCTAA
- a CDS encoding LysR family transcriptional regulator, protein MEIHQLEILRELGALGSVKAVAETLMVTPSAVSQQLSLLQRTVDVPLTRKDGRSLVLTEAGQVLADAGAAVVSAMADARTAIGAYHGSPVAAVTLSGFHSAGQALFAPLARMLDAPGQPRILLSDEDVAQHDFPALTARYDLVLAHRMDHSPRWPEERVAVIPLAHEPLDVALPAGHRLAGQAAVTADDVVGEPWVTSHTGYSPADVLSAVAAVSSKELNIVHRINDYSTVAALVAAGGVVGLLPRLTARPVLSPDIVLRPLEGISTRRRIDILARPENLKRRSVMIVCEALQAIMTGLVDQA, encoded by the coding sequence ATGGAAATTCATCAGCTGGAGATCCTCCGCGAACTTGGGGCCCTGGGCAGTGTCAAAGCCGTGGCGGAGACACTGATGGTCACGCCTTCGGCCGTGTCGCAGCAGCTGTCCCTGCTGCAGCGGACCGTCGACGTCCCACTGACCAGGAAGGACGGGCGGAGCCTGGTGCTGACCGAAGCCGGCCAGGTGCTCGCAGACGCCGGCGCCGCCGTCGTCAGCGCCATGGCGGACGCCAGGACGGCGATCGGCGCGTATCACGGCTCCCCGGTGGCCGCCGTGACACTCAGCGGATTCCACAGCGCCGGGCAGGCTCTTTTTGCTCCGCTCGCCAGAATGCTCGACGCGCCCGGCCAGCCGCGGATCCTGCTCTCCGACGAGGACGTGGCACAGCACGACTTCCCCGCCCTGACGGCCCGGTACGATCTGGTACTGGCGCACCGCATGGACCACAGCCCACGCTGGCCGGAGGAAAGGGTGGCAGTGATCCCGCTGGCCCACGAGCCGCTGGATGTCGCGCTTCCGGCCGGACACCGGCTGGCGGGCCAGGCCGCGGTCACAGCGGACGACGTCGTCGGCGAACCTTGGGTGACCAGCCACACCGGCTACTCCCCCGCGGACGTGCTGTCCGCCGTCGCCGCGGTTTCCAGCAAGGAACTGAACATTGTCCACCGGATCAACGACTACTCCACCGTGGCCGCGCTGGTGGCAGCCGGCGGCGTGGTGGGACTGCTGCCGCGGCTTACGGCGCGGCCGGTGCTCAGCCCGGACATCGTGCTGCGGCCGCTGGAGGGCATCAGCACCCGGCGGCGGATCGACATCCTGGCCCGCCCCGAGAACCTGAAGCGACGTTCGGTGATGATCGTCTGCGAGGCGCTGCAGGCCATTATGACCGGGCTGGTGGACCAGGCCTAG
- the gatB gene encoding Asp-tRNA(Asn)/Glu-tRNA(Gln) amidotransferase subunit GatB yields MTTETILSFEEAMEKYDPVLGFEVHVELNTKTKMFSSAPNVFGDEPNTNVNEVDLGMPGVLPVLNKTAVESSIKIGLALNCKIAEACRFARKNYFYPDTPKNFQTSQYDEPIAYDGYLDIELSDGTVFRVEIERAHMEEDAGKLTHMGGATGRIQGADFSLVDYNRAGVPLVEIVTKPIEGAGSRAPELAKAYVAAVREIVKNLGVSDAKMERGNVRCDANVSLRPHGRERFGIRSETKNVNSLRAVEHAVRYEIQRHAAVLDSGQPVVQETRHWHEDTRTTTSGRPKSDADDYRYFPEPDLVPVVASREWVEELRATLPEPPAARRKRLQADWGYSDLEFRDVVNAGVMDEIEETIAAGASASVARKWWMGEIVGRAKNADVDPGQLGVQPATIVELSKMVAEGKINNKMATEVLDGVLAGEGTPAEIVEKRGLAVVSDDGPLLEAIDAALAAQPGVADKIRGGKIQAVGAIVGAVMKATRGQADAGRVKELILAKLGVEG; encoded by the coding sequence ATGACGACTGAAACAATCCTGAGCTTCGAAGAGGCCATGGAGAAGTACGACCCCGTCCTGGGGTTCGAGGTCCACGTGGAGCTCAACACCAAGACCAAAATGTTCTCGTCCGCGCCCAACGTCTTCGGCGATGAGCCCAACACGAACGTCAACGAGGTGGACCTTGGCATGCCCGGTGTCCTGCCCGTGCTGAATAAGACCGCCGTGGAATCGTCCATCAAAATCGGCCTGGCGCTGAACTGCAAGATCGCCGAAGCCTGCCGCTTTGCCCGGAAGAACTACTTCTACCCGGACACCCCCAAGAATTTCCAAACGTCCCAGTATGACGAACCCATTGCCTACGACGGCTACCTGGACATCGAACTTTCGGACGGCACGGTCTTCCGCGTGGAGATCGAACGCGCCCACATGGAAGAGGACGCCGGCAAGCTGACCCACATGGGCGGGGCCACGGGCCGCATCCAGGGTGCCGACTTCTCGCTGGTTGACTACAACCGTGCGGGGGTTCCGCTGGTGGAAATCGTCACCAAGCCCATCGAGGGCGCCGGTTCCCGGGCTCCGGAACTGGCCAAGGCCTACGTGGCCGCTGTCCGGGAGATCGTCAAGAACCTTGGCGTGTCCGACGCGAAGATGGAGCGCGGCAACGTCCGCTGCGACGCCAACGTCTCGCTCCGCCCGCACGGCCGCGAACGCTTCGGCATCCGCTCCGAAACCAAAAACGTGAACTCCCTTCGCGCCGTCGAACACGCTGTCCGCTACGAAATCCAGCGGCACGCCGCCGTCCTGGACTCCGGCCAGCCTGTGGTCCAGGAGACCCGCCACTGGCACGAGGACACCCGCACCACCACCTCGGGACGTCCCAAGTCCGACGCCGACGACTACCGTTACTTCCCCGAGCCTGACCTCGTTCCCGTGGTTGCGTCGCGCGAATGGGTTGAGGAACTCCGCGCCACCCTGCCCGAGCCGCCCGCTGCCCGCCGCAAGCGGCTGCAGGCGGACTGGGGCTACTCCGACCTCGAATTCCGCGACGTGGTCAACGCCGGCGTCATGGACGAGATCGAGGAAACCATCGCCGCCGGTGCTTCCGCCTCCGTCGCCCGCAAATGGTGGATGGGCGAGATCGTGGGCCGCGCCAAGAACGCGGACGTGGACCCGGGCCAACTCGGCGTCCAGCCGGCCACCATCGTCGAGCTCAGCAAGATGGTGGCAGAGGGAAAGATCAACAACAAGATGGCCACCGAAGTGCTGGACGGCGTGCTCGCCGGTGAAGGCACCCCCGCGGAGATCGTGGAAAAGCGCGGCCTGGCCGTGGTTTCCGACGACGGTCCCCTGCTGGAGGCCATTGATGCTGCGCTGGCTGCACAGCCGGGCGTTGCGGACAAAATCCGCGGCGGCAAGATCCAGGCCGTCGGGGCGATCGTGGGTGCCGTGATGAAGGCCACCCGCGGGCAGGCCGACGCCGGACGCGTCAAAGAACTGATCCTGGCAAAACTCGGCGTCGAGGGCTGA
- the gatA gene encoding Asp-tRNA(Asn)/Glu-tRNA(Gln) amidotransferase subunit GatA — protein MTELNSSDSNGNNSLIRSSAAQLAGMLASREVSAVEVTQAHLDRIASVDGGERGVHAFLHVNTEEALSVAAEVDSIRAAAGGAAAEELHALAGVPIAVKDLIVTIGQPTTAGSKILEGWHSPYDATVVKRLRAAKMPILGKTNLDEFAMGSSTEHSAYGPTRNPWDLDRIPGGSGGGSAAAVAAFEAPLALGTDTGGSIRQPGAVTGTVGVKPTYGSVSRYGAIAMASSLDQIGPVTRTVLDSALLHQVIGGHDPFDSTSLPDPLADLVAAAGVGHVEGMRIGIIKELHGEGYQAGVESRFKESLDLLRQAGAQIVEVSCPNFQYALGAYYLIMPSEASSNLAKFDGVRYGLRVLPEDGPMTIERVMGATRAAGFGDEVKRRIILGTYALSAGYYDAYYGSAQKVRTLVQRDFDAAFTVADVLISPTAPTTAFKLGEKLDDPLAMYLNDVATIPANLAGVPGLSLPGGLADEDGLPVGIQLLAPAREDARLYRVGAVLESLLEATWGGPLLDRAPDLTALTGPSPAGAVPSHGGSH, from the coding sequence ATGACTGAACTGAACTCCAGCGACTCCAACGGCAACAACAGCCTGATCCGCTCCTCCGCCGCGCAACTGGCCGGAATGCTTGCCTCCCGCGAGGTCTCCGCCGTCGAAGTCACCCAGGCGCACCTGGACAGAATTGCTTCCGTGGACGGCGGCGAACGGGGCGTTCACGCCTTCCTGCACGTCAACACCGAGGAAGCCCTCTCCGTAGCTGCCGAAGTTGACTCCATCCGGGCCGCCGCCGGCGGCGCCGCCGCCGAAGAACTCCACGCGCTCGCCGGCGTACCCATCGCCGTCAAGGACCTGATCGTCACCATTGGCCAGCCCACCACGGCCGGATCCAAGATCCTTGAGGGCTGGCACAGCCCCTACGACGCCACGGTGGTCAAGCGGCTCCGCGCCGCCAAAATGCCCATCCTGGGCAAGACCAACCTGGATGAATTCGCCATGGGCTCCTCCACCGAGCACTCCGCGTACGGACCCACCCGGAACCCTTGGGACCTTGACCGGATCCCGGGCGGGTCCGGCGGCGGTTCCGCAGCCGCAGTGGCCGCCTTTGAGGCCCCGCTGGCCCTGGGCACCGACACAGGCGGCTCCATCCGCCAGCCTGGCGCCGTCACCGGCACCGTTGGCGTCAAACCCACGTACGGCAGCGTGTCCCGGTACGGCGCCATTGCCATGGCCTCCTCCCTGGACCAGATCGGGCCGGTAACGCGTACTGTGCTGGACTCCGCGTTGCTGCACCAGGTCATCGGCGGGCACGATCCCTTCGACTCCACCTCCCTGCCCGACCCCCTGGCAGACCTCGTGGCCGCCGCCGGCGTGGGCCACGTTGAGGGCATGCGGATCGGCATCATCAAGGAGCTTCACGGCGAGGGCTACCAGGCCGGCGTCGAGAGCCGCTTCAAGGAGTCCCTGGATCTCCTGAGGCAGGCCGGTGCCCAGATCGTTGAGGTTTCCTGCCCTAACTTCCAGTACGCCCTGGGCGCCTATTACCTGATCATGCCGTCTGAGGCCTCCTCCAACCTGGCCAAGTTCGACGGGGTCCGGTACGGCCTGCGCGTCCTGCCCGAGGACGGACCGATGACCATCGAACGCGTCATGGGAGCCACCCGCGCGGCTGGCTTCGGCGACGAGGTCAAACGCCGCATCATCCTGGGCACGTACGCCTTGAGCGCCGGCTACTATGACGCCTACTACGGCTCGGCCCAGAAGGTGCGCACCCTCGTGCAGCGCGACTTCGACGCCGCTTTCACTGTGGCCGACGTCCTGATCTCGCCGACGGCGCCCACCACGGCCTTCAAACTGGGGGAGAAGCTGGACGATCCGCTGGCGATGTACCTCAACGACGTCGCCACCATCCCGGCCAACCTGGCAGGTGTCCCCGGGCTGTCCCTCCCGGGCGGCCTGGCGGATGAGGACGGGCTGCCGGTTGGCATCCAACTGCTGGCTCCGGCCCGCGAGGACGCACGCCTGTACCGGGTGGGTGCCGTCCTGGAGTCCCTGCTCGAGGCCACGTGGGGCGGCCCGTTGCTGGACAGAGCCCCTGACCTGACCGCACTGACTGGTCCTTCGCCTGCCGGCGCCGTTCCGAGCCACGGAGGTTCACACTGA